In Nasonia vitripennis strain AsymCx chromosome 1 unlocalized genomic scaffold, Nvit_psr_1.1 chr1_random0007, whole genome shotgun sequence, one genomic interval encodes:
- the LOC116417759 gene encoding bromodomain and WD repeat-containing protein 3-like codes for MIISPSRSHHLSPSLSHRLSPSLSHHLSPSSATISAPAAATTSAPASGCEPSFKQRFRGVAKIAGQSSPTRSKRELQQNNRGNNRGNNNRGGGNGRGKGRGRGRGKGRGGIFIYHYYNKQQ; via the exons ATGATTATCAGCCCCAGCCGCAGCCACCACCTCAGCCCCAGCCTCAGCCACCGCCTCAGCCCCAGCCTCAGCCACCACCTCAGCCCCAGCTCAGCCACTATCTCAGCCCCAGCCGCAGCCACCACCTCAGCCCCAGCCTCGGGATGtg AACCAAGTTTTAAGCAACGTTTTCGAGGAGTTGCAAAGATTGCAGGACAATCTTCGCCAACAAGGAGCAAACGTGAATTGCAGCAAAATAATCGAG GTAATAATAGAGGAAACAATAATCGAGGAGGAGGAAATGGCAGAGGAAAAGGCAGAGGCAGAGGAAGAGGCAAGGGAAGAGGaggaatttttatatatcactattacaataaacaacaataa